One window from the genome of [Clostridium] celerecrescens 18A encodes:
- a CDS encoding pseudouridine synthase: MKELRLDKYLTEMGEGTRSQIKEMARKGRILVDGIPEKRAERKIDPEQQQVSVDGRPVSYVRYEYYMLNKPQGVVSATEDSRYETVISLIEERKRDDLFPVGRLDIDTEGLLLITNDGDLAHRLLSPKKHVDKVYFARVEGELPPDAKERMEEGLVLSDGTPTMPALLEVLKQGKNKVPSEIHLTIREGKFHQVKRMFETLGCCVIYLKRMSMGSLILDEALKPGEYRPLSEDEILSLKNHGK; encoded by the coding sequence ATGAAGGAACTGAGACTTGATAAATATTTAACAGAGATGGGAGAAGGAACGAGAAGCCAGATCAAAGAAATGGCCAGGAAAGGCAGGATTCTGGTAGATGGCATACCGGAGAAAAGGGCAGAGCGCAAAATCGATCCGGAACAACAACAAGTATCCGTGGATGGGCGTCCAGTGTCCTATGTCCGGTATGAATATTACATGCTAAACAAGCCCCAGGGCGTGGTATCTGCCACAGAAGATTCCCGTTATGAAACCGTGATCAGTCTCATTGAGGAGCGGAAACGGGATGATCTTTTTCCTGTGGGACGGCTGGATATTGATACGGAGGGGCTTCTTCTTATCACCAATGACGGAGACCTGGCTCATCGGCTGCTGTCTCCTAAAAAGCATGTGGATAAGGTTTATTTTGCACGGGTTGAAGGGGAGCTTCCGCCTGATGCAAAGGAACGCATGGAGGAAGGGCTTGTGCTTTCCGATGGAACGCCCACAATGCCAGCCCTGCTGGAAGTACTTAAGCAGGGGAAAAATAAGGTACCTTCTGAAATCCACCTGACCATCCGGGAAGGAAAATTTCATCAGGTCAAACGGATGTTTGAAACTCTTGGGTGCTGTGTGATATACTTAAAGAGAATGTCTATGGGAAGCCTTATATTAGATGAGGCATTAAAACCGGGTGAATACCGCCCGCTTTCAGAGGATGAAATCCTGAGTCTAAAAAATCATGGTAAATAA
- a CDS encoding HAD family hydrolase, with amino-acid sequence MLEEKKAVIFDLDGTLVDSMWMWKSIDIEFLGSRGLACPEDLQKEIEGMSFSETAFYFKERFKLKESLEEIKAVWTDMSIEKYRNEVWLKPGAGDFLKYITERGLKAGIATSNGRQMVDAVIDSLNIGQYFQVVATSCEVTYGKPAPDIYLKVAGELSVSPDQCLVFEDVPAGILAGKRAGMTVCAIDDEFSREMEEEKRQLADYFIYDYHQILKRKVEIS; translated from the coding sequence ATGTTAGAGGAAAAGAAAGCAGTGATTTTTGATCTGGATGGAACACTGGTTGATTCCATGTGGATGTGGAAATCCATTGATATAGAATTTCTTGGCAGCAGAGGGCTTGCATGTCCGGAAGATTTACAAAAGGAGATTGAAGGGATGAGCTTTTCGGAAACCGCTTTTTATTTTAAAGAGCGGTTCAAGCTGAAAGAATCCCTTGAGGAAATCAAGGCTGTGTGGACGGATATGTCCATTGAAAAATACAGGAACGAGGTTTGGTTAAAGCCGGGAGCAGGAGATTTTCTTAAATATATCACTGAAAGAGGATTAAAGGCTGGAATCGCCACCAGCAATGGCAGGCAGATGGTGGATGCGGTGATTGATTCCTTAAATATCGGGCAATATTTTCAGGTAGTGGCTACTTCCTGCGAGGTGACTTATGGTAAGCCTGCGCCGGATATTTATTTAAAGGTTGCAGGGGAGCTTTCCGTATCTCCTGATCAATGCCTGGTCTTTGAGGATGTCCCTGCAGGAATTCTGGCAGGAAAGCGTGCAGGCATGACGGTCTGCGCCATTGATGATGAATTTTCCAGAGAGATGGAAGAAGAAAAACGGCAGCTAGCTGACTATTTTATATACGATTATCACCAGATACTGAAAAGAAAGGTCGAAATATCATGA
- the rsmD gene encoding 16S rRNA (guanine(966)-N(2))-methyltransferase RsmD produces the protein MRVIAGKARRLVLKTIEGLDTRPTTDRIKETLFNMIQGDMPDCCFLDLFSGSGAIGIEALSRGARLAVMVEQNPGAAECIRENLKTTKLEDGAIVMNCDIMTGLGRLSGKGYVFDFIFMDPPYNQDWEKKALQELADSRLIDEDTTIIVEASLETSFDFLENLGYRTLREKNYKTNKHVFITRKKL, from the coding sequence ATGAGAGTAATAGCAGGAAAAGCCAGGAGGCTTGTTTTGAAGACCATAGAGGGGCTGGATACGCGGCCTACGACAGATAGAATTAAAGAAACACTTTTTAATATGATACAAGGGGACATGCCTGATTGCTGTTTTCTGGATTTATTCTCTGGCAGCGGGGCTATCGGAATCGAAGCGCTGAGCCGGGGCGCCAGGCTGGCGGTCATGGTGGAACAGAATCCGGGGGCAGCGGAATGTATCCGTGAGAATTTAAAGACCACCAAACTGGAGGATGGCGCAATTGTGATGAACTGTGACATCATGACAGGACTTGGAAGGCTTTCTGGGAAAGGGTATGTGTTTGATTTTATATTTATGGACCCTCCCTATAATCAAGATTGGGAAAAAAAGGCTTTGCAGGAACTGGCTGATTCCCGGCTGATTGATGAGGATACGACAATTATTGTGGAAGCTTCTTTAGAGACTTCTTTTGATTTTTTGGAGAATCTGGGATACCGGACGTTAAGGGAAAAGAATTATAAAACCAATAAGCATGTTTTTATAACAAGGAAAAAACTATAA
- a CDS encoding DUF975 family protein: MSRKTLKFDAKDAMRDAMVSPYMVTIIVGVIMVILSVVQGFLDIWQEMIGNANAYGDLGQSGAFAASSIIFLIINIVVSTIIQFGYQSYCLKVANRDDTMSYGDLFGSVRYFFKALGLILMVSLLTFLWTLLLIIPGIIAAYRYSQAIIIMVEDPSKGIMQCIRESKEMMVGHKWEFFVLELSFILWQLLGLVTCGIAFIYVYPYMKVTFANYYCAIKPNAVVYEEATVIE; this comes from the coding sequence ATGAGTAGAAAAACCTTAAAATTTGATGCAAAGGATGCCATGAGGGATGCGATGGTAAGTCCTTATATGGTTACAATAATTGTTGGTGTCATCATGGTTATATTATCTGTTGTACAGGGATTTCTTGATATATGGCAGGAGATGATAGGTAATGCGAACGCTTACGGGGATTTAGGCCAGAGCGGAGCATTTGCAGCCAGCAGCATTATTTTTTTAATTATTAATATTGTTGTTAGTACTATTATCCAGTTTGGGTATCAGTCTTACTGTTTAAAAGTTGCAAACAGGGATGATACTATGTCATATGGGGATTTATTCGGATCTGTAAGGTATTTTTTTAAAGCTCTTGGATTGATTCTCATGGTGTCTTTACTTACTTTTTTGTGGACCCTGCTTCTGATTATTCCGGGTATTATAGCTGCTTACCGCTATTCACAGGCTATTATTATTATGGTTGAGGATCCTAGTAAAGGTATTATGCAATGCATTCGTGAAAGTAAGGAAATGATGGTAGGACATAAGTGGGAATTCTTTGTTCTGGAGCTGTCCTTTATTTTATGGCAGCTTTTGGGCCTTGTCACCTGTGGTATTGCTTTCATTTATGTATATCCTTATATGAAGGTTACCTTTGCTAATTATTATTGTGCAATAAAGCCTAATGCGGTTGTATATGAAGAAGCGACTGTAATTGAGTAA
- the udk gene encoding uridine kinase: MKCVIIGIAGGTGSGKSTFTNRLKDAFCDDIAVIYHDNYYKKQDGISFEERKKMNYDHPEAFETELLLEQLQMLRAGVAVDCPVYDYSMHNRSQNIVKVEPKKVILVEGILVFADERLRSMFDIKIFVEADADERILRRVIRDVKERGRDIEGVVEQYLTTVKPMHYLFVEPTKPMADVIINSGMNEVAFQLVKTNIEKILESGNQG; encoded by the coding sequence ATGAAGTGTGTGATAATTGGAATTGCCGGAGGAACCGGCTCAGGGAAGTCGACCTTTACCAACCGGTTAAAGGATGCATTTTGTGACGATATCGCGGTTATTTATCATGATAATTATTATAAAAAGCAGGACGGGATCTCTTTTGAAGAGAGAAAGAAAATGAATTATGACCATCCCGAAGCTTTTGAAACAGAACTTTTGCTGGAGCAGCTTCAAATGCTTCGTGCAGGAGTAGCGGTTGATTGCCCTGTTTATGATTATTCCATGCACAACCGTTCTCAAAATATAGTGAAAGTGGAGCCTAAAAAGGTTATTTTAGTTGAGGGAATCCTGGTTTTTGCGGATGAGCGCTTAAGAAGCATGTTTGATATAAAGATCTTTGTGGAGGCTGACGCCGATGAACGGATCCTTCGCCGGGTGATCCGGGATGTAAAGGAAAGAGGCCGGGATATCGAGGGTGTTGTGGAACAGTATTTAACCACAGTTAAGCCAATGCATTATTTGTTTGTGGAGCCTACGAAACCAATGGCGGATGTTATTATAAACAGCGGCATGAATGAGGTAGCGTTTCAATTGGTGAAAACGAATATTGAAAAGATTTTGGAGTCTGGTAATCAGGGTTAA
- a CDS encoding vacuolar family H+-ATPase subunit H: MMSRIEQLIGEIEEYIDSCKYQPLSNSKIVVNRDELEELLVELRLRIPDEIKQYQKIISNRDAIMNEARQQADSILAQANAQTNELVNEHEIMQKAYTQANDIIEQANSQAQQIVEQAVSDANGIRQSSVQYTDDMLKSLQTIISHSMEGAQGRFDAFMTSMQSSYDIVSSNRQELTGAVMPVEGTEENGTTE; the protein is encoded by the coding sequence ATGATGAGCAGAATTGAACAGTTAATCGGTGAAATTGAAGAATATATTGACAGCTGTAAATACCAGCCGCTCTCCAACAGTAAGATTGTGGTCAACAGGGATGAACTTGAAGAGCTTTTGGTAGAGCTTCGTCTGCGCATTCCGGATGAAATTAAGCAGTATCAGAAGATCATCAGCAACCGTGACGCCATTATGAATGAAGCCCGCCAGCAGGCGGATTCTATTTTGGCCCAGGCCAATGCTCAGACAAATGAGCTGGTTAATGAGCATGAAATTATGCAGAAAGCATACACCCAGGCCAATGATATTATTGAACAGGCCAACAGCCAAGCCCAGCAGATTGTGGAGCAGGCGGTTTCTGACGCCAATGGAATCAGGCAAAGCTCTGTCCAGTATACGGATGACATGTTAAAGAGCCTTCAGACTATAATCAGTCATTCCATGGAAGGAGCTCAGGGCCGTTTTGACGCGTTTATGACTTCCATGCAGTCAAGCTATGATATCGTCTCCTCTAACCGCCAGGAGCTGACAGGAGCTGTCATGCCCGTGGAAGGAACAGAAGAAAACGGGACAACAGAATAA
- the coaD gene encoding pantetheine-phosphate adenylyltransferase, whose translation MKKAVYPGSFDPVTFGHLDIIERSARMSDHLIIGVLNNNSKTPLFSVEERVNMLKSLTKDLPNVEVESFGGLLVDFVRANQADAVIRGLRAVTDFEYELQIAQTNRVMAPEIDTVFLTTNLKYSYLSSSIVKEIAAYGGEINTFVPACVAERVMKKMEDRMK comes from the coding sequence ATGAAAAAAGCAGTGTACCCGGGTAGCTTTGATCCGGTGACTTTTGGTCATCTGGATATTATTGAACGTTCTGCCAGGATGTCGGACCATCTGATCATAGGAGTTTTAAATAATAATTCAAAAACTCCGTTGTTTTCTGTAGAAGAACGTGTTAATATGTTAAAGAGCCTTACGAAAGATCTTCCCAATGTGGAGGTAGAGTCGTTTGGAGGGCTTTTGGTAGATTTTGTACGAGCCAATCAGGCGGATGCAGTGATTCGCGGGCTTCGGGCTGTAACGGATTTTGAATATGAATTGCAGATCGCACAGACAAACCGGGTCATGGCCCCAGAGATTGATACTGTGTTTTTGACAACGAATTTAAAATATTCTTACTTGAGTTCCAGCATTGTGAAGGAGATTGCCGCCTATGGTGGAGAGATAAACACGTTTGTACCTGCATGCGTTGCAGAGCGTGTAATGAAGAAGATGGAAGATAGAATGAAATAA
- a CDS encoding M23 family metallopeptidase has protein sequence MMVILLLILILSVFQVTMIDYLYNNPTFYQLDAYTWESDDFRSLKLGKMVAEWDLLDYDTLTSLMVEHQYDLTGVTDSDTHTDRLLKVKPAEYRKLRQAYETILYDLKFFPIPLSLESGSPDISYQNGWMDNRTYGGDRGHEGCDIMGEEQPRGHYPVVSISDGVVEKVGWLEKGGWRIGIRTPKGAYLYYAHLYGYSRQWKEGDEVTAGELLGFMGDTGYSQVEGTTGNFPVHLHLGIYLRTDHNEEMSVNPYWVLKYLEKYRLKYSY, from the coding sequence ATGATGGTGATTCTTCTTTTAATACTGATCCTTTCTGTTTTCCAGGTAACCATGATCGATTACCTGTATAATAATCCTACCTTTTACCAGCTCGACGCTTATACCTGGGAAAGCGATGACTTCAGAAGCTTAAAGCTTGGAAAAATGGTGGCGGAATGGGATTTACTTGATTATGATACTTTGACTTCCCTAATGGTGGAGCATCAATATGATCTGACTGGGGTCACAGACAGTGATACCCATACGGACCGACTATTAAAGGTAAAGCCGGCGGAGTATAGAAAGCTCCGTCAGGCCTATGAAACTATTTTATATGATTTAAAGTTTTTTCCGATCCCATTGTCCCTTGAGTCCGGTTCTCCGGATATAAGCTATCAAAACGGCTGGATGGACAACAGGACCTACGGAGGAGATCGAGGGCATGAAGGCTGCGACATTATGGGCGAGGAGCAGCCCAGAGGGCATTATCCGGTGGTCAGTATAAGTGACGGAGTGGTTGAAAAGGTAGGGTGGCTGGAAAAGGGAGGATGGAGGATCGGGATACGGACTCCAAAGGGAGCGTATCTTTATTATGCCCATCTTTACGGCTACAGCAGGCAGTGGAAGGAAGGAGACGAGGTGACAGCGGGAGAACTTTTGGGATTTATGGGGGATACCGGTTACAGCCAGGTAGAGGGGACTACCGGCAACTTTCCAGTCCATTTGCATTTGGGAATTTATTTGCGGACCGATCATAATGAGGAGATGAGCGTAAATCCCTATTGGGTGTTAAAATATCTGGAGAAATACCGGTTGAAATATTCGTATTAA
- a CDS encoding RsmF rRNA methyltransferase first C-terminal domain-containing protein, which translates to MKERKISEEFFNRMKDLLGEEEYEAYLKSFEEERLYGLRINTLKITPEKFTNMTTLKLKPVPWIYNGFYYEGEERPAKDPYYYAGLYYLQEPSAMTPASLLPVVPGDKVLDLCAAPGGKSTELGAKLKGLGLLVSNDISNSRAKALLKNLELWGIENICVTSEEPKKLKETFGEFFDKILVDAPCSGEGMFRKDADMVKSYEEHGPEYYAAIQSEIMDQAVGMLAPGGYILYSTCTFSACENEDIIRRTLKFHEEMELIRLPLFEGASGGISLPGCLRLFPHKIKGEGHFMALLKKKGSTAGYKDYGKAGSKQSPLPAELSNFLTMVSKPLESSRIRIKNDAVYYLPEHFQENTKGLRFLRTGLLLGEMKKDRFEPGQAFAMALKPEEFKQVVSWEKQDDRVIRYLKGETISLKDGEDPVKGWCLICVEGFPLGFAKGSGATIKNKYYPGWRWQ; encoded by the coding sequence GTGAAAGAACGGAAGATTTCAGAAGAATTTTTTAACAGAATGAAAGATTTATTAGGGGAAGAAGAGTATGAGGCGTATTTAAAAAGTTTTGAAGAGGAACGGCTCTATGGACTGCGTATCAATACCCTTAAAATAACCCCGGAAAAATTTACAAACATGACAACCCTTAAGCTAAAGCCCGTTCCCTGGATTTATAACGGTTTTTACTATGAGGGAGAAGAACGTCCGGCAAAAGATCCTTATTATTACGCCGGGCTTTATTATCTCCAGGAACCCAGCGCTATGACGCCGGCAAGCCTGCTTCCCGTAGTTCCGGGAGACAAGGTACTTGATCTTTGCGCAGCGCCAGGGGGGAAAAGTACGGAGCTGGGGGCAAAGCTGAAAGGCCTAGGTCTTTTGGTGTCCAATGACATCAGCAATTCCAGGGCAAAGGCTTTGCTTAAGAACTTAGAATTGTGGGGAATTGAGAATATTTGTGTCACCAGTGAGGAACCAAAGAAATTAAAGGAAACCTTCGGTGAATTTTTTGATAAGATACTGGTTGATGCGCCCTGTTCCGGAGAAGGGATGTTCCGCAAGGATGCGGATATGGTGAAAAGCTATGAGGAACACGGGCCGGAGTATTATGCTGCGATCCAAAGTGAAATTATGGATCAGGCAGTAGGCATGCTTGCTCCCGGGGGCTATATTTTATACTCCACCTGTACGTTTTCTGCCTGTGAAAATGAAGACATTATCAGACGGACTCTGAAGTTCCATGAGGAGATGGAGCTTATCAGGCTTCCTCTTTTCGAAGGAGCCAGCGGTGGGATCAGCCTCCCCGGCTGCCTCCGCCTTTTTCCCCATAAGATCAAGGGAGAAGGGCATTTTATGGCGCTGTTAAAAAAGAAAGGCAGTACGGCAGGATATAAGGATTATGGAAAGGCCGGAAGCAAACAGTCTCCCCTTCCTGCTGAACTTTCTAATTTCCTTACCATGGTCTCAAAGCCACTGGAGAGTTCCCGGATCCGGATAAAGAATGATGCGGTATACTATTTGCCCGAACATTTCCAGGAGAATACGAAAGGACTGCGCTTCTTAAGGACCGGACTTTTGCTGGGAGAGATGAAGAAGGACCGTTTTGAACCGGGACAGGCCTTTGCTATGGCCTTAAAGCCAGAAGAGTTCAAACAGGTTGTCTCCTGGGAAAAACAGGATGATAGGGTGATCCGCTATTTAAAGGGAGAAACCATTTCCCTGAAAGACGGAGAGGACCCTGTAAAAGGCTGGTGTCTGATCTGTGTGGAGGGCTTCCCCCTGGGCTTTGCAAAGGGAAGCGGAGCAACTATAAAAAACAAATACTATCCGGGATGGCGGTGGCAATAA
- a CDS encoding alpha/beta-type small acid-soluble spore protein — MSGRSNTTNVPEAKEAMDRFKMEVASEIGVPLTNGYNGNLTSAQNGSVGGYMVKKMIEAQERQMAGK; from the coding sequence ATGTCAGGTAGATCTAATACTACAAATGTACCAGAGGCAAAAGAAGCAATGGATCGTTTTAAAATGGAAGTAGCCAGCGAGATTGGTGTTCCGTTAACCAACGGTTATAACGGTAACTTAACTTCTGCTCAGAACGGTTCCGTAGGCGGTTATATGGTTAAGAAGATGATCGAAGCCCAGGAAAGACAGATGGCAGGTAAATAA
- the recG gene encoding ATP-dependent DNA helicase RecG codes for MNGESIDSLKGIGEKTGKLFQKVGVITVGDLLEYYPRAYDTYEEPCPIGELKPDQVMTVAGMLYKTPDVKRYSHIQVITTTLKDMTGTLLLTWYNMPYLHSTLKAGTRAIFRGRVVKKSGRLTMEQPEVFTEEAYEQVVHSMQPVYGQTKGLSNKTIVKAQRQALSLRSMVRDYMPADLRKKHELAEYNFAIEHIHFPTDRNELLFARKRLVFDEFFLFLMAVRRLKDGREDKKSAYILSLSPKVEALRKSLPYSLTNAQDKVLNEVYGDLSGGRVMNRLIQGDVGSGKTIIAILALLQAAYNGYQGALMAPTEVLAKQHLESMTELFAAHQIDKKPILVTGSMTAKEKRIAYEKIASHEADIIIGTHALIQEKVVYDNLALVITDEQHRFGVGQRELLGKKGEEPHVMVMSATPIPRTLAIIIYGDLDISIIDELPANRLPIKNCVVDTGCRGKAYEFIRKEIASGRQAYVICPMVEASEMIDAENVVDYTKTLREALPGISVEYLHGKMKPKEKNEIMERFAGGEIKALVSTTVIEVGVNVPNATVMMIENAERFGLAQLHQLRGRVGRGKYQSYCIMVGASEQEGTKERLEILNQSNDGFFIASEDLKLRGPGDIFGIRQSGDLEFKLGDIFTDANLLKTVSEEVKRLFHVDPELEKEEHQELKGKLQEYLEKSYDKLNL; via the coding sequence TTGAATGGTGAGTCTATTGATTCCTTAAAGGGAATCGGTGAAAAAACAGGGAAATTGTTTCAAAAGGTGGGAGTGATAACCGTTGGGGATCTTCTGGAATATTATCCAAGGGCCTATGACACCTATGAGGAGCCATGCCCTATTGGGGAGCTTAAACCGGATCAGGTGATGACTGTGGCCGGTATGCTTTATAAGACTCCGGATGTAAAACGGTACAGCCATATTCAGGTCATCACAACAACTTTAAAGGATATGACGGGAACTCTTTTGCTCACCTGGTACAATATGCCCTATCTTCACTCCACTTTAAAAGCGGGGACACGGGCTATTTTCCGTGGCAGGGTGGTAAAGAAAAGCGGGCGTCTTACTATGGAACAGCCTGAGGTATTTACGGAAGAGGCTTATGAGCAGGTGGTGCATTCCATGCAGCCTGTTTACGGTCAAACCAAGGGACTGAGCAATAAAACCATTGTAAAAGCTCAACGACAGGCGTTAAGCCTCCGGAGTATGGTACGGGATTATATGCCTGCTGATTTGCGAAAAAAACACGAACTGGCGGAATATAATTTTGCAATTGAACATATTCATTTTCCGACGGACCGGAATGAACTGTTATTTGCCAGAAAAAGACTGGTGTTTGACGAATTTTTTCTTTTTCTCATGGCGGTCCGGCGTTTAAAGGATGGCAGAGAGGATAAAAAAAGCGCATATATCTTGAGTCTCTCTCCCAAAGTAGAGGCCTTGAGGAAAAGTCTTCCCTATTCTCTTACCAATGCCCAGGATAAGGTTTTAAATGAGGTATACGGCGATCTCTCGGGAGGCAGGGTCATGAACCGGCTTATTCAGGGAGACGTAGGCTCCGGTAAGACGATTATTGCCATACTTGCCCTTCTTCAGGCGGCGTATAACGGATATCAGGGAGCTCTTATGGCGCCTACGGAGGTACTGGCAAAGCAGCATCTTGAATCCATGACAGAGCTGTTTGCTGCGCATCAGATTGACAAAAAGCCCATACTTGTTACAGGCTCCATGACGGCGAAGGAAAAAAGGATTGCTTACGAAAAGATTGCTTCCCATGAGGCGGATATCATTATCGGAACCCATGCCCTCATACAGGAAAAGGTGGTATACGATAATCTGGCACTGGTGATCACCGATGAACAGCATCGGTTTGGAGTCGGCCAACGGGAATTGCTGGGGAAAAAGGGAGAAGAGCCTCATGTTATGGTTATGAGTGCCACACCCATCCCACGGACCCTCGCTATTATCATTTACGGAGATCTGGACATATCAATCATTGATGAGCTGCCGGCAAACCGTTTGCCTATTAAAAACTGTGTTGTAGATACCGGCTGCCGGGGGAAGGCCTATGAATTTATCCGGAAAGAGATAGCAAGCGGCCGGCAGGCCTATGTGATCTGCCCTATGGTGGAAGCCAGCGAGATGATTGATGCGGAAAATGTAGTGGATTATACGAAAACCTTAAGAGAGGCACTTCCGGGAATATCTGTTGAATATCTTCATGGGAAAATGAAGCCTAAGGAGAAAAATGAAATCATGGAGAGATTTGCCGGCGGGGAAATCAAAGCTCTGGTTTCCACGACTGTAATTGAGGTAGGAGTGAATGTTCCCAACGCAACGGTAATGATGATTGAGAATGCGGAGCGCTTTGGGCTGGCTCAGCTTCACCAGCTGAGAGGGCGTGTAGGGCGGGGTAAATATCAGTCTTACTGTATTATGGTAGGAGCGTCGGAACAGGAAGGGACGAAAGAACGCCTGGAAATCTTAAACCAGTCCAATGACGGCTTTTTTATTGCCTCAGAGGATTTAAAGCTCCGGGGACCCGGCGATATTTTCGGAATCAGGCAGAGTGGGGATCTGGAATTTAAACTGGGGGATATTTTTACGGATGCAAACCTGTTAAAGACTGTATCTGAAGAAGTGAAACGGCTTTTTCATGTGGATCCGGAGCTGGAAAAAGAGGAACACCAGGAACTGAAAGGTAAGCTGCAGGAGTATCTTGAGAAAAGCTATGATAAGCTTAATTTATAG
- a CDS encoding nucleoside recognition protein has translation MKKSFFRLLSVAALILLLRFPSTAFEGARNGLVLWGSVVIPTLLPFMICSNVIVALNAIRILIFPVRRILHRFFCLSDAGSYTLVSGLLCGYPMGARTCSDFMDNGRISEKEGRYLLAICNHPSPMFLLGYAAGGLPSSVPVWLLLVCVYLPIIPLSIAARSCYGINGPALSLPVTRESSKSFDDSLMDSCEVMVKIGGYIMLFSILALYITKLPINLPQYKALILGFVEMTTGIKAVSRAFTGISAGLWIGTVTAFGGLSGIFQTKSVIKNAGLSIRHYVAWKVLHSFLTIILFILLSRFLLFLPRA, from the coding sequence ATGAAAAAATCCTTTTTCCGTCTGCTTTCCGTTGCTGCCTTAATTCTGTTGCTCCGTTTTCCGTCCACAGCCTTTGAAGGGGCAAGAAACGGACTTGTATTATGGGGCTCAGTCGTGATACCCACCCTTTTGCCCTTTATGATCTGTTCCAATGTCATAGTTGCCTTAAATGCAATCCGCATCCTTATTTTCCCCGTCAGAAGGATCCTTCATCGATTCTTTTGCCTTTCGGATGCAGGAAGCTATACCCTTGTTTCCGGACTGCTCTGCGGTTATCCCATGGGAGCCAGAACCTGCAGTGATTTCATGGATAATGGACGTATCTCCGAAAAAGAAGGAAGATATCTTTTAGCCATCTGCAATCATCCCAGCCCCATGTTTTTGTTAGGCTATGCTGCCGGAGGGCTTCCATCATCCGTACCGGTCTGGCTCCTTCTTGTCTGCGTCTACCTGCCCATAATTCCTCTTTCCATTGCAGCCCGGAGCTGTTATGGCATAAACGGACCTGCCCTGTCCCTTCCTGTAACCAGAGAATCCTCCAAATCCTTTGATGACAGCTTAATGGATTCCTGCGAAGTTATGGTAAAAATCGGGGGATATATCATGCTTTTTTCCATACTGGCCCTCTACATAACAAAGCTCCCCATAAACCTCCCTCAGTATAAGGCCCTTATCCTGGGATTTGTTGAAATGACCACAGGAATCAAGGCCGTTTCTCGTGCTTTTACAGGAATCTCCGCAGGCTTATGGATCGGAACCGTAACCGCATTCGGCGGATTATCCGGCATCTTTCAGACAAAGAGTGTTATAAAAAATGCCGGATTATCCATCCGGCACTATGTAGCTTGGAAAGTACTTCACAGCTTCCTTACCATCATACTTTTTATTCTGTTGTCCCGTTTTCTTCTGTTCCTTCCACGGGCATGA